The genomic window CTATCGTTATTTGCATAATCAAATACATGGCAGTGGAGCTTATTTAAGAGAACAAACCTATCTCTATATGCCAATGGGGGGGCAGGTAAAAGTATGGTTGTTTGATAAAGTGAGATTAAATCTTGATGTTGAGTTTAGAGCGTTACTTTTAGGAAACAATATCAGTCACTTTAAGGATCTTGGATATGACAACAATCTTCATTTTATTCAAAATAGTGGCAGCGGGACCAGAGTTACCTTAGGAGCAGAGGTTTTTATCACAAGAAAATCCTCTATTTTAGTTGAGGGATTTTTAGATTATTGGAACATAGGGCAATCAAGTAAAGAAAAGCTTTATGAAAAAGGAATATCAAAAGGATCTTATATAGAACCTGTTAATAAAACTTTGTTTTATGGACTTCAAGTAGGCTATTCTTTTTAATCTCCGGCATCACAAAGCGCAATCCCAAATAAAACATTTGAGCCTGATTTTTCTACAATATTTTTAGCTTCAGCCATTGTTGTGCCTGTAGTGATAATATCATCTACAATAAATACATTTTTAGGCGCGCCGGAATAAAAAAATTTTCTGGGATTTGCTTGGCGATATTGGAGTGATTTACCTGCATAATGAACATTATTTTGGGCTTTGAGCTGCCCGTAGGAGGGTTTAATACCATGCTTACAGAATTCTTTGAGAATAACGCCTGTATGGGAATAATAGCTTCTTACCCAATCATCAATACCAATCCCATAAAGTTTATTTTGCTTCCAGATAGATAGATGTTGGTGATGGGAATCAAAGAAATAGTTACTTGCTTTTTTGGCAAGTATTTTTAATAGGCGGCTGCCAAAAACCCAATATTTACTTGTGAGTAGCATAGAAATATCTTGATAATAATAAAAACTATAAATACTTATGCCTTCAATAACGCGTGTTCTTGGAGTAATTCTGATTGATTCAAGACACTTTTTACAAATAGGTTTGAGTGAAAAATTGCCACAACTAACACATTTCATAGCATTTTTTCGATAGCCTTGATGATTTGAGTATGAATACATTCAGGGGGGAGAGA from Helicobacter sp. 11S03491-1 includes these protein-coding regions:
- a CDS encoding ComF family protein; translated protein: MKCVSCGNFSLKPICKKCLESIRITPRTRVIEGISIYSFYYYQDISMLLTSKYWVFGSRLLKILAKKASNYFFDSHHQHLSIWKQNKLYGIGIDDWVRSYYSHTGVILKEFCKHGIKPSYGQLKAQNNVHYAGKSLQYRQANPRKFFYSGAPKNVFIVDDIITTGTTMAEAKNIVEKSGSNVLFGIALCDAGD